A stretch of the Polyangiaceae bacterium genome encodes the following:
- a CDS encoding MMPL family transporter, translating into MTHRFPTPLQRLGQLQAKRPWLFIVLALVSLLPAGLSAKGLGFKADFAELLPDNKPSVIEMRRVSARLAGASTLSIIAQVPQANPEGLKRFVDQLVPRLVALGPERVGAVDYGVQDAQAFFEKNKLFYAAYDDLKKAHDEVVERYDYEIAKKQGTLLDDDETEAPPPLTADEIEKRLTPKKKEDDPAAPKTGPAYRDRYYMNAEGTKVAVLVRTPVSGKQATADFKAAVAAAVAETNPETIDASMEVGYTGDVITSAEEYDAIINDLSHVGGWGLAGVLGSVLLFFLRVRTVMVMGATVLVALLWTFGLTRFTIGYLNSSTGFLVSIIAGNGINYGIMYMARYIEARRDQRLDVAEAVLVAHRDSWVPTLSAAGTACLAYGSLIVTDFRGFKHFGIIGGYGMLLCWLATYLFMPAILAASEGVTPMFKPAEGSGESKLRGYYGVAFAKLARLAPRTLSVVGVVLALASLGLGARYLLGDPMEYDMRNVRNERKDRTAAGELSHEVGYLVGRIGQDGMAIMTERLDQVPLLKAELDKRLAAAPADAKPFEKVVTIFSLLPDRQAEKLPLIETIRDRVERARKHGVINDADWAKLEGHIPKGKLDAIEIADLPEQVARPFTEKNGTRGNIVYIVPRSDASVWNARYLIRWAESFRSTPLPNGEVIQGSGRAVIYADMIMTVVEDAPKAITVSALGSVLIILVAFGLNRAAWGVFLPWLGGVAGLLAFMYLKKIQLNFLNFVTLPITIGIAAEYAHNLMQRVRIEGPDKLYSVVVETGGAVVLCSLTTTIGYLALMLSINRGIVSFGLAAAVGEILCVLAAVLFLPAFLFWKAQRKRA; encoded by the coding sequence ATGACCCACCGCTTCCCGACCCCGCTCCAGCGCCTCGGCCAGCTGCAGGCGAAGCGTCCCTGGCTGTTCATCGTGCTGGCGCTCGTCAGCCTGTTGCCGGCGGGCTTGTCCGCAAAGGGCCTGGGCTTCAAGGCGGACTTCGCCGAGCTCTTGCCGGACAACAAGCCGAGCGTGATCGAGATGCGTCGGGTGTCCGCGCGCCTGGCCGGCGCCTCGACGCTGTCGATCATCGCGCAGGTTCCCCAGGCGAACCCCGAAGGGCTGAAGCGCTTCGTGGACCAGCTCGTCCCGCGGCTCGTGGCGCTGGGGCCGGAGCGCGTCGGGGCAGTGGACTACGGCGTTCAGGACGCCCAGGCGTTCTTCGAGAAGAACAAGCTCTTCTACGCGGCCTACGACGATCTGAAGAAGGCCCACGACGAGGTCGTCGAGCGCTACGACTACGAGATCGCGAAGAAGCAGGGGACGCTCCTCGACGACGACGAGACGGAGGCGCCCCCGCCGCTCACGGCCGACGAGATCGAGAAGCGGCTCACGCCGAAGAAGAAGGAGGACGACCCAGCGGCGCCGAAGACCGGGCCGGCCTACCGCGATCGTTACTACATGAACGCGGAGGGGACGAAGGTCGCCGTGCTCGTGCGCACGCCGGTGTCGGGCAAGCAGGCGACCGCCGACTTCAAGGCGGCCGTCGCCGCCGCCGTGGCGGAGACGAACCCCGAGACGATCGATGCCTCGATGGAGGTCGGCTACACCGGCGACGTCATCACCAGCGCCGAGGAGTACGACGCCATCATCAACGACCTGAGCCACGTGGGCGGCTGGGGCTTGGCCGGCGTCCTGGGCAGCGTGCTCCTGTTCTTCCTGCGCGTGCGTACGGTGATGGTGATGGGGGCCACGGTGCTGGTCGCGCTGCTCTGGACCTTCGGGCTGACGCGCTTCACCATCGGCTACCTGAACAGCTCCACGGGCTTTCTGGTCAGCATCATCGCGGGCAACGGCATCAACTACGGCATCATGTACATGGCGCGCTACATCGAGGCGCGTCGCGATCAGCGGCTCGACGTGGCCGAGGCCGTGCTGGTCGCCCACCGGGACTCGTGGGTGCCCACGCTCTCCGCGGCCGGGACCGCGTGCCTGGCCTACGGCTCGCTGATCGTCACCGACTTCCGCGGCTTCAAGCACTTCGGGATCATCGGCGGTTACGGCATGCTGTTGTGCTGGCTCGCCACCTACCTGTTCATGCCGGCGATTCTGGCGGCCAGCGAGGGGGTCACGCCGATGTTCAAGCCGGCCGAGGGCAGCGGCGAGAGCAAGCTGCGCGGCTACTACGGCGTGGCCTTCGCGAAGCTGGCGCGGCTCGCTCCGCGCACGCTGAGCGTGGTCGGCGTCGTGCTGGCCCTGGCCTCGCTCGGGCTCGGGGCGCGCTACCTGCTCGGCGATCCCATGGAATACGACATGCGGAACGTGCGCAACGAGCGCAAGGACCGCACCGCAGCGGGGGAGCTCTCCCACGAGGTGGGCTACCTGGTCGGCCGCATCGGTCAAGACGGCATGGCCATCATGACCGAGCGCCTCGATCAGGTGCCGTTGCTCAAGGCGGAGCTCGACAAGCGACTGGCGGCCGCGCCGGCGGACGCGAAGCCCTTCGAGAAAGTCGTGACCATCTTCTCGCTCTTGCCCGACCGGCAAGCGGAGAAGCTCCCGCTCATCGAGACCATCCGCGATCGCGTGGAGCGGGCCCGCAAGCACGGCGTCATCAACGACGCCGACTGGGCGAAGCTCGAGGGGCACATCCCCAAGGGGAAGCTCGACGCCATCGAGATCGCCGATCTTCCCGAGCAGGTGGCGCGGCCCTTCACCGAGAAGAACGGCACCCGCGGCAACATCGTGTACATCGTGCCCCGCTCCGACGCGAGCGTCTGGAACGCGCGCTACCTGATCCGCTGGGCGGAGAGCTTCCGCAGCACGCCCCTGCCCAACGGCGAGGTGATCCAGGGCTCGGGGCGCGCGGTGATCTACGCCGACATGATCATGACCGTGGTCGAGGACGCGCCGAAGGCCATCACGGTCTCGGCGCTCGGCTCGGTGCTGATCATCCTGGTGGCCTTCGGGCTGAACCGCGCGGCCTGGGGCGTGTTCCTGCCCTGGCTCGGCGGCGTCGCGGGTCTCCTGGCGTTCATGTACCTGAAGAAGATCCAGCTCAACTTCCTGAACTTCGTCACCCTGCCCATCACCATCGGCATCGCCGCCGAATACGCCCACAACCTGATGCAACGCGTCCGCATCGAAGGGCCGGACAAGCTCTACTCGGTGGTGGTGGAGACGGGCGGCGCCGTCGTGCTCTGCTCGCTGACCACGACCATCGGCTACCTGGCGCTGATGCTGAGCATCAACCGGGGCATCGTGAGCTTCGGCCTCGCCGCGGCGGTGGGCGAGATCCTGTGCGTCCTGGCGGCGGTGCTGTTCCTGCCGGCGTTCTTGTTCTGGAAGGCGCAGAGGAAGAGGGCCTGA
- the ffh gene encoding signal recognition particle protein — protein sequence MFEALTKGFREAKNRLAGLAELNENNIKPALSEVRLSLLEADVEIGVVKRFLSKVEQKAIGQTVQTRVKVGGETHRVSAEDQFVKVCHDELIEMMQSDAEPVAWADKGQRTAIMMVGLQGSGKTTTAAKLARWFEKQDKKPMLVAADMQRPAAVEQLKVLGDQIGIPVFNIAGATPLEICTQADAEAKKLGRDVVIYDTAGRLAIDEPLMQELAAIKSAIAPKNIYLVVDAMIGQDAVQTAKSFNERLGITGVVLTKLDGDARGGAALSVREVTGAPIVFTGVGETLDKLEPFRPEGMASRVLGMGDVVGLIQDFEQVVDQKKAEEDALRMMQGEFTLEDFLNQVRMIQQMGSLKDLVEKIPGMGGMLPAGVNLDDKELVRIQAMIQSMTLQERKDPHALIREPGRVKRIAKGSAQPEQGVTELIQKFLFMKQMMGGMGGMGDLGMLGKIPGMKNIAAARQLKKAMKGGGMPGMPGMGFPGMPGMGMPGMGMPGMGMPGMGFPGMGMPGMGGAEPPKMRQLSKAEKNAKKADRKRERAARKKHKGKK from the coding sequence GTGTTCGAAGCGCTGACCAAAGGCTTTCGTGAAGCCAAGAATCGTCTCGCTGGGCTCGCCGAGCTGAACGAGAACAACATCAAGCCCGCGCTCAGCGAGGTGCGCCTGTCGTTGCTCGAGGCGGACGTCGAGATAGGCGTAGTCAAGCGCTTCCTCTCGAAGGTCGAGCAGAAGGCCATCGGCCAGACGGTCCAGACCCGGGTGAAGGTCGGCGGGGAGACCCACCGCGTGAGCGCCGAGGATCAGTTCGTCAAGGTCTGCCACGACGAGCTGATCGAGATGATGCAGAGCGACGCCGAGCCCGTCGCCTGGGCGGACAAGGGGCAGCGCACCGCCATCATGATGGTGGGTCTGCAAGGCTCCGGCAAGACCACCACGGCGGCCAAGCTCGCCCGCTGGTTCGAGAAGCAGGACAAGAAGCCGATGCTGGTGGCGGCGGACATGCAGCGTCCCGCCGCGGTCGAACAGCTCAAGGTGCTGGGTGACCAGATCGGCATCCCGGTGTTCAACATCGCCGGCGCCACTCCGCTCGAAATCTGCACGCAGGCCGACGCCGAGGCGAAGAAGCTCGGGCGCGACGTCGTCATCTACGACACCGCCGGCCGCCTCGCCATCGACGAGCCGCTGATGCAGGAGCTGGCGGCGATCAAGAGCGCGATCGCGCCGAAGAACATCTACCTGGTCGTCGACGCGATGATCGGCCAGGACGCGGTGCAGACCGCCAAGTCGTTCAACGAGCGGCTGGGCATCACCGGCGTCGTGCTCACCAAGCTGGACGGCGACGCGCGCGGCGGTGCCGCGCTCAGCGTGCGCGAGGTCACCGGCGCGCCCATCGTCTTCACCGGCGTCGGCGAGACCCTGGACAAGCTCGAGCCGTTCCGCCCGGAGGGCATGGCCAGCCGCGTGCTCGGCATGGGCGACGTGGTGGGCCTGATCCAGGACTTCGAGCAGGTCGTCGATCAGAAGAAGGCCGAAGAAGACGCCCTGCGCATGATGCAGGGGGAGTTCACGCTCGAGGACTTCCTGAACCAAGTGCGGATGATCCAACAGATGGGATCGCTGAAGGACCTGGTCGAGAAGATCCCGGGCATGGGCGGCATGCTCCCGGCGGGCGTGAACCTGGACGACAAGGAGCTGGTGCGCATCCAGGCGATGATCCAGTCGATGACGCTGCAAGAGCGCAAGGATCCTCACGCGCTGATCCGCGAGCCCGGTCGCGTGAAGCGCATCGCCAAGGGCTCCGCTCAGCCCGAGCAGGGCGTGACCGAGCTGATCCAGAAGTTCCTGTTCATGAAGCAGATGATGGGCGGCATGGGGGGGATGGGCGACCTGGGCATGCTCGGGAAGATCCCCGGCATGAAGAACATCGCTGCCGCGCGCCAGCTCAAGAAGGCCATGAAGGGCGGGGGCATGCCCGGCATGCCGGGCATGGGCTTCCCCGGCATGCCCGGCATGGGAATGCCCGGCATGGGGATGCCCGGCATGGGGATGCCCGGCATGGGCTTCCCGGGCATGGGCATGCCCGGCATGGGCGGCGCGGAGCCACCGAAGATGCGCCAGCTCAGCAAGGCCGAGAAGAACGCCAAGAAGGCCGACCGCAAGCGCGAGCGTGCGGCGCGCAAGAAGCACAAAGGAAAGAAATGA
- a CDS encoding carbohydrate-binding family 9-like protein, protein MRRSGSIFASIALSLTLAACVGGSTDTSAEDKERLKVYVLDKAPEDMPVKLGVNFDGKVTLLGAKITPAGVAKAGTQVKVTMYWRADKKLEAGWNLFTHVLDGSGERILNIDNVGPLREWKGDKQVLSPSQWEPGKVYVDEQDFTVPNNLRTDKIQFTTGIWRENDRLKIIGGPADRENRGIVATISTGAPATPATPEPSTRVPALRVNKLDKGVKLTLDGKLDEPAWASAPSTGPFVDVRNGKPAAGFPVSGSVKLLWDEQNLYLGFDVKDPDIVSGFDKKQKDPHLWTKDTVEIMVDPDGDGDNKDYYEIQVNPEGLVFDSQFDDYNSPKKDPDGPFGHQEWEAKLKSGIVVNGTLDKPGDKDEGYVVELAIPWKSFGKAKAAPPKIGDIWRMNFYAMQENNGVAWSAILGQGNFHRASRFGRVMFADKDFVPPVPFGAPGAAPMLLAPPPPPPGPSGSAPPGAMPRLRVAPGIIRTPPPIVPPPPQQPPP, encoded by the coding sequence ATGCGTCGCTCGGGATCGATCTTCGCCTCCATCGCCCTCTCGCTCACCTTGGCCGCCTGCGTCGGCGGCTCGACGGACACGAGCGCCGAAGACAAGGAGCGCCTCAAGGTCTACGTGCTCGACAAGGCACCGGAGGACATGCCGGTGAAGCTCGGGGTCAACTTCGACGGCAAGGTCACGTTGCTGGGCGCCAAGATCACGCCCGCCGGTGTCGCGAAGGCAGGCACGCAGGTGAAGGTCACCATGTATTGGCGCGCGGACAAGAAGCTGGAGGCCGGCTGGAACTTGTTCACGCACGTGCTCGACGGCTCCGGCGAGCGCATCCTGAACATCGACAACGTCGGCCCGCTGCGCGAGTGGAAGGGAGACAAGCAGGTGCTGTCGCCCAGCCAGTGGGAGCCCGGCAAGGTCTACGTGGACGAGCAGGACTTCACCGTCCCGAACAACCTGCGCACCGACAAGATCCAGTTCACGACCGGCATCTGGCGCGAGAACGATCGCCTGAAGATCATCGGCGGCCCGGCCGATCGGGAGAACCGCGGCATCGTCGCCACCATCTCGACCGGGGCCCCGGCCACACCGGCCACGCCTGAGCCGAGCACGCGCGTGCCCGCGCTCCGGGTGAACAAGCTGGACAAGGGCGTGAAGCTCACCCTCGACGGCAAGCTGGACGAGCCGGCCTGGGCCAGCGCTCCCTCCACTGGCCCGTTCGTGGACGTGCGCAACGGCAAGCCCGCCGCGGGCTTCCCCGTCAGCGGAAGCGTGAAGCTCTTGTGGGACGAGCAGAACCTCTACCTCGGCTTCGACGTGAAGGATCCGGACATCGTGAGCGGCTTCGACAAGAAGCAGAAGGATCCGCACCTCTGGACCAAGGACACCGTCGAGATCATGGTCGACCCCGATGGCGACGGTGACAACAAGGACTACTACGAGATCCAGGTCAACCCCGAAGGCCTGGTGTTCGACTCGCAGTTCGACGACTACAACTCGCCCAAGAAGGATCCAGACGGTCCCTTCGGTCACCAGGAGTGGGAAGCCAAGCTGAAGAGCGGCATCGTGGTGAACGGCACGCTCGACAAGCCGGGCGACAAGGACGAAGGCTACGTGGTCGAGCTCGCCATCCCGTGGAAGAGCTTCGGCAAGGCCAAGGCCGCGCCGCCCAAGATCGGCGACATCTGGCGCATGAACTTCTACGCGATGCAGGAGAACAACGGCGTCGCCTGGAGCGCCATCCTGGGCCAGGGCAACTTCCATCGCGCCTCGCGCTTCGGCCGCGTGATGTTCGCGGACAAGGACTTCGTGCCGCCGGTCCCGTTCGGGGCGCCGGGAGCCGCGCCGATGCTGCTCGCGCCCCCGCCGCCCCCGCCCGGCCCGTCCGGCTCCGCCCCGCCCGGCGCCATGCCGCGCCTGCGAGTCGCCCCCGGCATCATCCGCACGCCGCCGCCGATCGTGCCGCCGCCGCCCCAGCAGCCGCCGCCCTGA